One window from the genome of Salvia miltiorrhiza cultivar Shanhuang (shh) chromosome 7, IMPLAD_Smil_shh, whole genome shotgun sequence encodes:
- the LOC130992048 gene encoding uncharacterized protein At5g39865, whose product MWLRRTKTRSRVHNAPTLKFACSSFKDVHSLLYDGGGGGDSPSSPSIYHRNRSAKELIRSLSNPADREIRIRGAEKSVVLYFTSLRVIRRTFDDCSAVRSILRAFRVPIDERDLSMDSGFMDELQRILGESEKSKLTLPRVFTGGRYLGGAEEVRRLHESGELKKYLEGLPPADPGTCEACGGYSFVLCQECNGSHKCYRGKAGIGSCTSCNENGLVRCPSCSPAPL is encoded by the coding sequence ATGTGGCTGAGGCGAACCAAAACGAGGAGCCGTGTCCACAACGCGCCGACGCTCAAATTCGCATGCTCGTCGTTCAAGGACGTCCACAGCCTCCTCTAcgacggcggcggaggaggagacTCCCCCTCATCCCCGTCGATCTACCACCGTAACCGCAGCGCGAAGGAGCTCATCCGCTCCCTATCCAACCCCGCGGATCGGGAAATCCGGATCCGCGGCGCCGAGAAATCGGTGGTGCTGTACTTCACGAGCCTGCGGGTGATCCGCCGCACGTTCGACGACTGCAGCGCCGTGCGATCGATACTGCGGGCGTTCCGCGTGCCGATCGACGAGCGGGATCTGTCGATGGACTCGGGATTCATGGACGAACTGCAGAGGATCCTCGGGGAGTCGGAGAAGTCGAAGCTCACCCTGCCGAGGGTGTTCACAGGCGGTAGGTACCTCGGCGGGGCGGAGGAGGTGCGGCGCCTGCACGAGAGCGGCGAGCTGAAGAAGTATTTGGAGGGGCTGCCGCCGGCGGACCCGGGCACGTGCGAGGCTTGCGGGGGTTACAGTTTCGTGCTGTGCCAGGAATGCAATGGGAGCCATAAGTGCTATAGAGGGAAAGCCGGAATCGGGAGTTGTACCTCGTGCAATGAGAATGGTCTCGTCAGGTGCCCTTCTTGTTCGCCTGCGCCTTTATGA